In a single window of the Rhinolophus ferrumequinum isolate MPI-CBG mRhiFer1 chromosome 21, mRhiFer1_v1.p, whole genome shotgun sequence genome:
- the DPH1 gene encoding 2-(3-amino-3-carboxypropyl)histidine synthase subunit 1 isoform X3 translates to MVMGDVTYGACCVDDFTARALGADFLVHYGHSCLVPMDPSAQDFRVLYVFVDIRIDTTHLLDSIRLTFPPASALALVSTIQFVSTLQAAAQELKAEYHVSVPQCKPLSPGEILGCTSPYLPKETEAVVYLGDGRFHLESVMIANPNVPAYRYDPYSKVLSREHYDHQRMQANRQEAIATARSAKSWGLILGTLGRQGSPKILEHLESRLQALGLPFVRLLLSEIFPSKLSLLPQVDVWVQVACPRLSIDWGTAFPKPLLTPYEAAVALRDISWQQPYPMDFYAGSSLGPWTVNHGRDRPPQAPGRPALGKVQEGSTRPSSDATCEGCSCRDKVVPLTP, encoded by the exons ATGGTGATGGGTGACGTGACCTATGGAGCTTGCTGTGTGGATGACTTTACTGCAAGGGCCCTGGGAGCTGACTTCCTGGTGCACTATGGCCACAGTTGCCTGG TTCCCATGGACCCCTCAGCCCAAGACTTCCGGGTGCTGTATGTCTTTGTGGATATCCGAATAGACACTACCCACTTACTGGACTCTATCCGCCTCACCTTTCCCCCAGCCAGTGCCCTTGCCCTGGTCAGCACCATCCAGTTTGTGTCAACCTTGCAG GCAGCTGCCCAGGAGCTGAAAGCTGAGTATCATGTGAGCGTCCCACAGTGCAAACCCTTGTCCCCTGGAGAGATTCTGGGCTGCACATCCCCCTACCTGCCCAAAGAGACGGAGGCTGTCGT ATATCTTGGAGATGGCCGCTTCCATCTGGAGTCTGTCATGATTGCCAACCCCAATGTCCCTGCGTACCG ATACGATCCATACAGCAAAGTCCTGTCCAGAGAGCACTATGACCACCAGCGCATGCAGGCCAATCGCCAAGAAGCCATAGCCACCGCCCGCTCTGCCAAATCCTGGGGACTTATTCTAGGCACTTTGGGCCGCCAGGGCAGCCCCAAgattctggag CACCTCGAATCTCGGCTCCAAGCCTTGGGACTACCCTTCGTGAGGCTGCTGCTCTCTGAGATATTCCCCAGCAAGCTTAGCCTACTTCCTCAGGTGGACGT GTGGGTGCAGGTGGCATGTCCACGCCTCTCCATTGACTGGGGCACAGCCTTCCCCAAGCCGCTGCTGACACCCTATGAG GCGGCAGTGGCCCTGAGGGACATTTCCTGGCAGCAGCCCTACCCCATGGACTTTTATGCTGGCAGCTCCTTGGGGCCATGGACGGTGAACCACGGACGGGACCGCCCCCCCCAGGCCCCAGGTCGGCCTGCTCTGGGGAAG GTGCAGGAGGGATCCACGCGCCCCTCTTCAGACGCGACTTGCGAGGGTTGCAGCTGCAGAGACAAGGTGGTGCCGCTTACTCCTTGA
- the OVCA2 gene encoding esterase OVCA2, producing MAARQPLRVLCLAGFRQSERGFREKSGALRKALRGRADLVCLSGPHPIVDVAGLEGAGPESGPCPPEEQLRGWWFSEQEADVFSALKEPTVCRGLEEALGTVAQALNKLGPFDGLLGFSQGAALAALVCALSQAGDPRFPLPRFVILISGFCPRGLGLQESILQDPVSLPSLHVFGDTDRVIPSQESMQLASRFTGAITLTHSGGHFIPAAAPQRQAYLKFLDQFAD from the exons ATGGCCGCTCGGCAACCTTTGCGGGTGTTGTGCTTGGCGGGCTTCCGGCAGAGCGAGCGCGGCTTCCGCGAGAAGAGCGGAGCACTGAGGAAGGCGCTGCGGGGCCGCGCCGATCTCGTGTGCCTCAGCGGCCCGCACCCGATCGTGGATGTAGCGGGCCTGGAGGGCGCCGGGCCGGAGTCTG GGCCCTGCCCTCCGGAGGAGCAGCTTCGAGGCTGGTGGTTTTCAGAACAGGAGGCAGACGTTTTCTCCGCACTGAAAGAGCCCACAGTGTGCAGAGGTCTGGAGGAAGCCCTGGGAACGGTGGCACAGGCACTGAACAAGCTGGGACCTTTCGATGGGCTTCTTGGTTTCAGCCAGGGGGCCGCGCTAGCAGCGCTTGTGTGTGCCCTTAGCCAAGCAGGCGATCCCCGCTTCCCCTTGCCAAGATTTGTCATTCTGATATCCGGTTTCTGCCCTCGGGGCCTTGGCCTCCAGGAATCCATCCTGCAGGACCCCGTGTCACTGCCTTCACTCCATGTTTTCGGGGACACTGACCGTGTCATCCCCTCTCAGGAGAGTATGCAACTGGCTAGCCGATTCACTGGAGCAATCACTCTCACCCACTCTGGTGGCCACTTCATTCCAGCAGCTGCACCCCAGCGCCAGGCCTACCTCAAGTTCTTGGACCAGTTTGCAGACTGA
- the HIC1 gene encoding hypermethylated in cancer 1 protein has protein sequence MLDTMEAPGHSRQLLLQLNNQRTKGFLCDVIIVVQNALFRAHKNVLAASSAYLKSLVVHDNLLNLDHDMVSPAVFRLVLDFIYTGRLADGAEAAAAAAVAPGTEPSLGAVLAAASYLQIPDLVALCKKRLKRHGKYCHLRGGGGGGGGYAPYGRPGRGLRAATPVIQACYSSPAGPPPPPSVEPPSGPEAAVNTHCAELYASGPGPAAALCAPERRCSPLCGLDLSKKSPSGSAPPERPPGERELPPRPDSPPSAGPAAYKEPPLSLPPLPPLPFQKLEEAVAPPDPFRGGGGSPGPEPPGRPDGPSLLYRWMKHEPGLGSYGDELGRERGSPGERCEERGGDPASSPGGPPLGLAPPPRYPGSMDGPGAGGDGDDYKSSSEETGSSEDPSPPGGHLEGYPCPHLAYGEPESFGDNLYVCIPCGKGFPSSEQLNAHVEAHVEEEEALYGRAEAAEVAAGAAGLGPPFGGGGDKVAGAPGGLGELLRPYRCASCDKSYKDPATLRQHEKTHWLTRPYPCTICGKKFTQRGTMTRHMRSHLGLKPFACDACGMRFTRQYRLTEHMRIHSGEKPYECQVCGGKFAQQRNLISHMKMHAVGGAAGAAGALAGLGALPGVPGPDGKGKLDFPEGVFAVARLTAEQLSLKQQDKAAAAELLAQTTHFLHDPKVALESLYPLAKFTAELGLSPDKAAEVLSQGAHLAAGPDGRTIDRFSPT, from the coding sequence ATGCTGGACACGATGGAGGCTCCCGGCCACTCGAggcagctgctgctgcagctcAACAACCAGCGCACCAAGGGCTTCTTGTGCGACGTGATCATCGTGGTGCAGAACGCCCTCTTCCGCGCGCACAAGAACGTTCTGGCGGCCAGCAGCGCCTACCTCAAGTCCCTGGTGGTGCATGACAACCTGCTCAACCTGGACCATGACATGGTGAGCCCAGCCGTGTTCCGTCTGGTGTTGGACTTCATCTACACCGGCCGCCTGGCTGATGGCGCAGAGGCTGCTGCTGCGGCGGCAGTAGCTCCGGGGACCGAGCCGAGTTTGGGCGCCGTGCTGGCTGCGGCCAGTTACCTGCAGATCCCCGACCTCGTGGCGCTGTGCAAGAAGCGCCTCAAACGCCACGGCAAGTACTGCCACCtgcggggcggcggcggcggcggcggtggttATGCACCCTACGGGCGGCCAGGCCGCGGCCTGCGGGCTGCCACGCCGGTCATCCAGGCCTGCTACTCGTCCCCAGCCGGGCCTCCGCCGCCGCCCAGCGTTGAGCCGCCGTCGGGTCCCGAAGCCGCAGTGAACACGCACTGCGCAGAACTGTACGCCTCCGGCCCCGGCCCGGCGGCCGCACTCTGTGCCCCGGAGCGCCGCTGCTCCCCACTCTGTGGCCTGGACCTGTCCAAGAAAAGCCCATCGGGCTCCGCGCCTCCGGAGCGGCCGCCTGGTGAGCGCGAGCTGCCCCCGCGCCCAGACAGCCCTCCCAGCGCCGGCCCCGCAGCCTACAAGGAACCACCGCTTTCTCTGCCTCCACTGCCACCGTTGCCCTTCCAAAAGCTGGAGGAGGCTGTAGCACCTCCGGACCCGTTccgtggcggcggcggcagcccAGGACCCGAGCCCCCCGGCCGCCCCGACGGGCCCAGCCTCCTCTACCGCTGGATGAAGCACGAGCCAGGCCTAGGCAGCTATGGCGACGAGCTGGGCCGGGAGCGGGGGTCCCCAGGGGAGCGCTGCGAGGAGCGCGGCGGGGACCCGGCATCCTCGCCCGGGGGGCCCCCGCTCGGCCTGGCTCCACCACCGCGCTATCCGGGCAGCATGGACGGGCCTGGCGCGGGAGGCGACGGTGATGACTACAAGAGCAGCAGCGAGGAGACGGGCAGCAGCGAGGACCCCAGCCCGCCTGGCGGCCACCTCGAGGGCTACCCATGCCCGCATCTGGCTTATGGAGAGCCTGAGAGCTTCGGTGACAACCTGTACGTGTGCATCCCGTGTGGCAAGGGCTTCCCCAGCTCAGAGCAGCTGAATGCGCACGTGGAAGCGCacgtggaggaggaggaggcgttGTATGGCAGGGCCGAGGCAGCTGAAGTAGCTGCTGGGGCTGCGGGCCTCGGGCCCCCTTTTGGAGGCGGTGGGGACAAGGTCGCTGGGGCTCCCGGTGGCCTGGGCGAGCTACTGCGGCCTTACCGCTGTGCATCGTGCGACAAGAGCTACAAGGACCCGGCCACGCTGCGGCAGCACGAGAAGACGCACTGGCTGACCCGGCCCTATCCATGCACCATCTGCGGGAAGAAGTTCACGCAGCGTGGTACCATGACGCGACACATGCGCAGCCACTTGGGCCTCAAGCCCTTTGCGTGCGACGCGTGTGGCATGCGCTTCACACGCCAGTACCGCCTCACCGAGCACATGCGCATACACTCGGGCGAGAAGCCCTATGAATGCCAGGTGTGCGGTGGCAAGTTCGCACAGCAACGCAACCTCATCAGTCACATGAAGATGCACGCCGTGGGTGGCGCGGCCGGCGCAGCCGGGGCACTGGCGGGGCTGGGGGCGCTGCCTGGCGTCCCCGGCCCCGATGGCAAGGGCAAGCTCGACTTCCCTGAGGGCGTCTTTGCTGTGGCCCGCCTCACCGCTGAACAGCTGAGCCTGAAGCAGCAGGACAAGGCCGCCGCGGCTGAGCTGCTGGCGCAAACCACGCACTTCCTGCACGACCCCAAGGTGGCGCTCGAGAGCCTCTACCCGCTGGCTAAGTTCACCGCGGAACTGGGCCTCAGCCCGGACAAGGCGGCGGAGGTGCTGAGCCAGGGAGCGCACCTGGCCGCTGGGCCCGACGGCCGGACCATCGACCGTTTCTCCCCGACCTAG
- the DPH1 gene encoding 2-(3-amino-3-carboxypropyl)histidine synthase subunit 1 isoform X1, with protein sequence MAALVASKAAEPGGRKGPGRGRAPRGRVANQIPPEILNNPQLQAAIQVLPSNYNFEIPKTIWRIQQAQAKKVALQMPEGLLLFACTIVDILERFTEAEVMVMGDVTYGACCVDDFTARALGADFLVHYGHSCLVPMDPSAQDFRVLYVFVDIRIDTTHLLDSIRLTFPPASALALVSTIQFVSTLQAAAQELKAEYHVSVPQCKPLSPGEILGCTSPYLPKETEAVVYLGDGRFHLESVMIANPNVPAYRYDPYSKVLSREHYDHQRMQANRQEAIATARSAKSWGLILGTLGRQGSPKILEHLESRLQALGLPFVRLLLSEIFPSKLSLLPQVDVWVQVACPRLSIDWGTAFPKPLLTPYEAAVALRDISWQQPYPMDFYAGSSLGPWTVNHGRDRPPQAPGRPALGKVQEGSTRPSSDATCEGCSCRDKVVPLTP encoded by the exons ATGGCGGCGCTGGTTGCATCCAAGGCGGCGGAGCCTGGCGGCCGAAAAGGCCCTGGCAGAG GTAGAGCCCCTCGGGGCCGCGTGGCCAATCAGATCCCCCCTGAGATCCTGAACAACCCGCAGTTGCAAGCAGCCATTCAAGTCCTGCCTTCCAATTATAACTTTGAGATCCCCAAGACCATCTGGAGGATCCAGCAGGCCCAAGCCAAAAAGG TGGCTTTGCAAATGCCGGAAGGCCTCCTTCTCTTTGCCTGCACCATTGTGGATATCTTGGAAAG GTTCACAGAGGCTGAAGTGATGGTGATGGGTGACGTGACCTATGGAGCTTGCTGTGTGGATGACTTTACTGCAAGGGCCCTGGGAGCTGACTTCCTGGTGCACTATGGCCACAGTTGCCTGG TTCCCATGGACCCCTCAGCCCAAGACTTCCGGGTGCTGTATGTCTTTGTGGATATCCGAATAGACACTACCCACTTACTGGACTCTATCCGCCTCACCTTTCCCCCAGCCAGTGCCCTTGCCCTGGTCAGCACCATCCAGTTTGTGTCAACCTTGCAG GCAGCTGCCCAGGAGCTGAAAGCTGAGTATCATGTGAGCGTCCCACAGTGCAAACCCTTGTCCCCTGGAGAGATTCTGGGCTGCACATCCCCCTACCTGCCCAAAGAGACGGAGGCTGTCGT ATATCTTGGAGATGGCCGCTTCCATCTGGAGTCTGTCATGATTGCCAACCCCAATGTCCCTGCGTACCG ATACGATCCATACAGCAAAGTCCTGTCCAGAGAGCACTATGACCACCAGCGCATGCAGGCCAATCGCCAAGAAGCCATAGCCACCGCCCGCTCTGCCAAATCCTGGGGACTTATTCTAGGCACTTTGGGCCGCCAGGGCAGCCCCAAgattctggag CACCTCGAATCTCGGCTCCAAGCCTTGGGACTACCCTTCGTGAGGCTGCTGCTCTCTGAGATATTCCCCAGCAAGCTTAGCCTACTTCCTCAGGTGGACGT GTGGGTGCAGGTGGCATGTCCACGCCTCTCCATTGACTGGGGCACAGCCTTCCCCAAGCCGCTGCTGACACCCTATGAG GCGGCAGTGGCCCTGAGGGACATTTCCTGGCAGCAGCCCTACCCCATGGACTTTTATGCTGGCAGCTCCTTGGGGCCATGGACGGTGAACCACGGACGGGACCGCCCCCCCCAGGCCCCAGGTCGGCCTGCTCTGGGGAAG GTGCAGGAGGGATCCACGCGCCCCTCTTCAGACGCGACTTGCGAGGGTTGCAGCTGCAGAGACAAGGTGGTGCCGCTTACTCCTTGA
- the LOC117012891 gene encoding uncharacterized protein LOC117012891, translated as MYTGAFSSKPRGLWGSQVRSLGSQSGISGRVNLRIGLPARSNSASASLQPRCARGRSWLCRAKLRATARWLHNCSRTRRPGPLQIRVCGKRGGAETRPGRGEDGPAGQTDRGPGGRRAAQRSHVPPGSAGSRARGFRHAPQFGAWQRGGWGTGKELPPPRGGKPGRAAAAASCPDITPSPRRGPAFVLCPPRQPLPPLLVPRPPPGPQLRA; from the exons ATGTACACCGGAGCATTTAGCTCAAAACCTCGGGGTTTGTGGGGCTCGCAGGTCCGGAGCTTGGGTTCCCAGTCGGGCATATCCGGGAGGGTGAATCTGCGAATAGGCCTCCCTGCAAGATCCAACTCCGCATCTGCGAGCCTCCAGCCCAGGTGCGCGAGAGGGAGGTCATGGCTGTGTCGCGCAAAGCTCCGCGCGACCGCGAGGTGGCTCCATAACTGCAGCAGAACCCGCCGGCCCGGGCCGCTCCAGATAAGAGTGTGCGGAAAGCGCGGCGGGGCTGAGACGCGACCAGGACGTGGGGAGGACGGACCAGCAGGACAGACCGACCGGGGGCCCGGCGGGCGGAGGGCAGCACAGCGCAGCCACGTCCCCCCTGGATCCGCCGGCAGCCGGGCCCGGGGCTTCCGACATGCCCCCCAG TTCGGCGCCTGGCAGCGGGGCGGGTGGGGCACGGGCAAGGAGCTGCCACCACCGCGGGGAGGGAAGCCCGGTCGGGCTGCGGCCGCAG CCTCCTGCCCCGATATAACGCCCTCCCCGCGCCGGGGCCCGGCCTTCGTGCTCTGCCCGCCACGGCAGCCGCTGCCTCCTCTCCTGGTGCCGCGGCCGCCGCCCGGGCCCCAACTGAGGGCCTGA
- the DPH1 gene encoding 2-(3-amino-3-carboxypropyl)histidine synthase subunit 1 isoform X2, whose translation MPEGLLLFACTIVDILERFTEAEVMVMGDVTYGACCVDDFTARALGADFLVHYGHSCLVPMDPSAQDFRVLYVFVDIRIDTTHLLDSIRLTFPPASALALVSTIQFVSTLQAAAQELKAEYHVSVPQCKPLSPGEILGCTSPYLPKETEAVVYLGDGRFHLESVMIANPNVPAYRYDPYSKVLSREHYDHQRMQANRQEAIATARSAKSWGLILGTLGRQGSPKILEHLESRLQALGLPFVRLLLSEIFPSKLSLLPQVDVWVQVACPRLSIDWGTAFPKPLLTPYEAAVALRDISWQQPYPMDFYAGSSLGPWTVNHGRDRPPQAPGRPALGKVQEGSTRPSSDATCEGCSCRDKVVPLTP comes from the exons ATGCCGGAAGGCCTCCTTCTCTTTGCCTGCACCATTGTGGATATCTTGGAAAG GTTCACAGAGGCTGAAGTGATGGTGATGGGTGACGTGACCTATGGAGCTTGCTGTGTGGATGACTTTACTGCAAGGGCCCTGGGAGCTGACTTCCTGGTGCACTATGGCCACAGTTGCCTGG TTCCCATGGACCCCTCAGCCCAAGACTTCCGGGTGCTGTATGTCTTTGTGGATATCCGAATAGACACTACCCACTTACTGGACTCTATCCGCCTCACCTTTCCCCCAGCCAGTGCCCTTGCCCTGGTCAGCACCATCCAGTTTGTGTCAACCTTGCAG GCAGCTGCCCAGGAGCTGAAAGCTGAGTATCATGTGAGCGTCCCACAGTGCAAACCCTTGTCCCCTGGAGAGATTCTGGGCTGCACATCCCCCTACCTGCCCAAAGAGACGGAGGCTGTCGT ATATCTTGGAGATGGCCGCTTCCATCTGGAGTCTGTCATGATTGCCAACCCCAATGTCCCTGCGTACCG ATACGATCCATACAGCAAAGTCCTGTCCAGAGAGCACTATGACCACCAGCGCATGCAGGCCAATCGCCAAGAAGCCATAGCCACCGCCCGCTCTGCCAAATCCTGGGGACTTATTCTAGGCACTTTGGGCCGCCAGGGCAGCCCCAAgattctggag CACCTCGAATCTCGGCTCCAAGCCTTGGGACTACCCTTCGTGAGGCTGCTGCTCTCTGAGATATTCCCCAGCAAGCTTAGCCTACTTCCTCAGGTGGACGT GTGGGTGCAGGTGGCATGTCCACGCCTCTCCATTGACTGGGGCACAGCCTTCCCCAAGCCGCTGCTGACACCCTATGAG GCGGCAGTGGCCCTGAGGGACATTTCCTGGCAGCAGCCCTACCCCATGGACTTTTATGCTGGCAGCTCCTTGGGGCCATGGACGGTGAACCACGGACGGGACCGCCCCCCCCAGGCCCCAGGTCGGCCTGCTCTGGGGAAG GTGCAGGAGGGATCCACGCGCCCCTCTTCAGACGCGACTTGCGAGGGTTGCAGCTGCAGAGACAAGGTGGTGCCGCTTACTCCTTGA